In the genome of Kluyveromyces marxianus DMKU3-1042 DNA, complete genome, chromosome 1, one region contains:
- the GOR1 gene encoding glyoxylate reductase: MSKPVVLRLGGVKYAQKAWEELGKIAQVVTVDPSTTRAQFLKQCQDPESPISKTQIITRNVQSLKQTGRFDAELAKALPASVVAVCHNGAGYDQIDPAPLIERKVQISNVPELVNNSTADTHVFLMLGALRNFEHGRRLMYEGQWPSHPTAAGAPVGHDPEGKVVGVLGLGGIGRAIVERLKPFGFKKFIYHNRNKLPSDLENGCEYVSFDELLSQSDVISINIPLNPKTRHIINKEAIEKMKDGVVIVNTARGAVIDEAALIEALKSGKVRSAGFDVYEHEPQVPQELLDLPNAIGVPHMGTHSVETIQKMEEFVVENVRNIINTGKVLTPIPELKGETWIEDAKPLV; the protein is encoded by the coding sequence ATGTCTAAACCTGTTGTTTTGAGACTTGGAGGTGTTAAGTATGCACAAAAGGCGTGGGAAGAGCTTGGCAAGATTGCGCAGGTGGTTACAGTGGATCCCTCCACTACAAGAGCACAATTCTTGAAGCAATGCCAAGACCCAGAGTCGCCAATTTCTAAGACACAAATCATCACGAGAAACGTGCAGAGTCTCAAGCAAACCGGTAGATTTGATGCTGAGTTGGCCAAAGCCTTGCCTGCATCTGTGGTTGCAGTTTGTCACAACGGTGCCGGTTACGATCAGATCGACCCAGCGCCTTTAATTGAGCGCAAGGTGCAAATTTCCAATGTTCCAGAGTTGGTTAACAATTCCACCGCCGACACGCATGTGTTTTTGATGTTGGGTGCGTTGAGAAACTTTGAGCATGGACGTCGTTTGATGTACGAGGGTCAATGGCCATCGCACCCAACTGCGGCTGGTGCGCCAGTAGGACACGACCCAGAAGGCAAGGTTGTTGGTGTTCTAGGTCTAGGTGGGATTGGTCGTGCCATTGTGGAAAGACTCAAGCCATTTGggttcaagaagttcatcTACCAtaacagaaacaaattgCCAAGCGATTTGGAAAATGGTTGTGAGTACGTTTCGTTTGACGAATTGTTGAGTCAGTCCGATGTCATCTCCATCAACATCCCTTTGAACCCAAAGACTAGACACATTATTAACAAGGAGGCTATCGAGAAGATGAAGGACGGTGTTGTGATTGTGAATACAGCTCGTGGTGCTGTCATCGATGAAGCAGCCTTGATCGAGGCATTGAAGTCCGGTAAGGTCAGATCAGCAGGCTTTGACGTTTACGAACACGAACCTCAAGTTCCACAAGAATTACTAGACTTGCCAAACGCTATTGGTGTGCCTCATATGGGTACCCATTCCGTTGAAACTATCCAAAAGATGGAGGAATTCGTTGTCGAAAACGTTAGAAACATCATCAACACTGGTAAGGTTTTGACCCCAATCCCAGAACTCAAGGGAGAAACTTGGATTGAAGATGCTAAACCATTAGTGtaa
- the TAF2 gene encoding transcription initiation factor TFIID subunit TAF2: MVQMKSTPKTPGSYPATEQQFGPQFKVAHQRVQIDVDLSKNCIVGTTEMIIMPLTPHLEYIALDCKNMRIKDIIFENRRLDNFVHDDPYKKLSDSYLNNLEDDVLYNNNGIEQSHLLRKKFSEFNHNPEGSSKSQLLIKVPSSVKIMPHDVNTLAAYLGNSVGAPNITPSLKNTPSTFPGDTIYTPLTLRVDYELDHPHTGVCFDTVSSEPHLWNAYTTNSELNSSVSHWLPCIDSLDEKCTWELEISVPKRVKDIGTTKVVGARNLRKRSRRDKRSNMSSGAVDDDDDEDEEEDEEDEEEEDGAAYNEFMNSEITVVCSEMATKKVTAHPMDMAKKTVSFQIFTPVAPHHIGWAVGAFQVLELPSILHADEDDDIDELKMHQQEQALADDTRDEIPIFVYTLPTPDMDEKTVLNSTLVCQEIMDFYSKEFGSYPFTSYSLVFLPTLTAEYMDFTSATFFNSRILYPPDVIDLIFPTTNTLAWGLANQWSGVNITPLELNDLWCVIGMAGYMVSQLIRKLMGLNEYKYRIKMAAEAIVEQDWEKQPIGSYFDSASLPVSTISNDLSFIKLKAPMVLFILDRRMTKTERSFGMSRVLPKIYLQAMSGELTNNSLSSAHFQRVCERVNKNRLETFFKQWVYGSGVPIFRITQRFNKKRMAVEMGIRQVQMQELGVGKIVGEENFHSSAMEYLRDQEKYPTQVFTGSMTIRIHEADGTPYEHIVELKDVFTKLDIQYNTKYKRLKRRRKVNKVTKEAKDEVKEDMNDEDNGNEDIVLINCMGDVLTSKDDCNKWSLTDPITTSEGDDLQQQNEAFEWIRIDADFEWICKVHINQPDYMFASQLQQDRDVEAQIESVRFFEDLIINSSSNSLVYSSILTRTAMDPKYFHGVRVAACRALSKFVIKNNEPTEFTGGPRHLIKIFRELFCYNDSNIPKNNDFSDYQKYMLQKSIPKFLALVRNDEGVCPSFVKQFLLDVVRYNDNSGNIYNDTFYVSQLLESLVNCTLSDVIDENHVQEVMNEIQRFYNLDQWMPSYQHLIATTIKTQRLKLSVHGLYHYDNFSQLLSSTILDNQGDERSTVCHSRDGKQDAVLEDFKILLVIGGIKNKEVLKYFFENLCFHPDPYIRTKLVDVFIGAIDLISAKFHISDLEDDIEYMINEICPSEPDMASGSIVVEDFTKEIAQRKETQMRSSIHGMISLIRRRFKDYQPLRTILWDVLHSPLLNVYQRKRLFDAANVIYQLYDAYNITLPTPRDKKLICKNIGNNHVVIKREGILKVHIAPLKLKSEAKTTPTTIKISFSKKTSHKAAAPTATTAAAITSSPAPKPKAKPSSVAGKITKVGSLPLRFVKISTATNSVHVSAVPHNPNVSIVKSTRRILSVKLKLPPNSEQKKEHQKN; the protein is encoded by the coding sequence ATGGTCCAGATGAAATCTACACCCAAGACTCCGGGTTCATATCCTGCAACGGAGCAGCAATTTGGCCCGCAATTCAAAGTGGCGCACCAAAGAGTACAGATAGATGTGGATCTATCGAAAAATTGCATTGTGGGGACGACAGAGATGATTATCATGCCCCTAACCCCTCACCTAGAATACATTGCATTGGACTGTAAGAATATGAGAATAAAGGATATTATATTTGAGAATAGAAGGCTGGATAATTTTGTTCACGATGATCCGTACAAAAAACTGTCTGATTCATATTTGAACAATCTGGAAGATGACGTACTATATAATAACAACGGGATAGAGCAAAGTCACTTGTTAAGGAAGAAGTTTTCAGAATTCAATCATAATCCGGAGGGTTCATCCAAATCTCAGCTATTAATCAAAGTTCCATCATCGGTCAAAATTATGCCCCACGACGTTAACACTCTTGCCGCATACTTGGGAAACTCCGTAGGCGCGCCAAACATAACACCATCGTTGAAAAACACACCCTCGACTTTTCCAGGAGACACAATATACACGCCTTTGACACTTCGAGTCGACTACGAGCTGGATCATCCCCACACTGGTGTCTGTTTTGACACGGTATCCTCTGAACCACACCTATGGAATGCATACACAACAAATTCAGAATTGAACAGCTCCGTTTCGCATTGGCTACCATGCATAGACTCCTTGGATGAAAAGTGCACTTGGGAGCTAGAAATATCGGTACCTAAACGTGTCAAAGATATAGGAACAACGAAGGTTGTTGGTGCGAGGAATCTACGAAAGAGAAGCAGAAGGGATAAACGGTCGAATATGTCTTCTGGTGCAGTagatgatgacgacgacgaagacgaggaagaagatgaagaggatgaggaggaggaagatgGGGCGGCGTATAACGAGTTCATGAATTCTGAAATAACAGTTGTGTGTTCTGAAATGGcaacaaaaaaagtgaCTGCACATCCTATGGACATGGCTAAAAAGACGGtttctttccaaatcttCACACCTGTTGCCCCCCATCATATCGGATGGGCAGTTGGTGCATTCCAAGTGCTTGAGCTTCCTTCCATTCTTCAtgcagatgaagatgatgacatCGATGAACTAAAAATGCATCAGCAGGAACAAGCTTTGGCAGATGACACTCGTGATGAAATCccaatttttgtttacacTTTACCCACTCCCGATATGGATGAGAAAACGGTTCTCAATTCAACACTAGTATGCCAGGAAATAATGGACTTCTATTCAAAGGAGTTTGGTTCTTACCCATTCACATCATACtctcttgttttcttgCCCACATTGACTGCAGAGTATATGGACTTCACAAGTGCAACCTTTTTTAATTCCAGGATTCTTTACCCACCTGACGTCATAGATTTGATCTTTCCAACAACCAATACCCTTGCATGGGGGCTAGCAAATCAATGGTCAGGGGTGAATATCACTCCCCTGGAACTTAATGATCTATGGTGTGTTATAGGGATGGCAGGATATATGGTCTCCCAATTGATTCGAAAACTTATGGGTCTAAACGAGTATAAATACAGGATCAAAATGGCAGCCGAAGCCATTGTGGAACAAGATTGGGAGAAACAACCGATCGGTTCATATTTTGATTCTGCGTCATTACCCGTTTCAACAATATCTAACGATCTAAGCTTTATTAAGCTAAAAGCTCCAATGGTTCTGTTCATCTTGGATCGACGTATGACAAAGACCGAAAGATCCTTTGGTATGTCCCGTGTCCTCCCAAAAATATACCTTCAAGCTATGTCTGGCGAATTAACAAATAATTCTCTTTCTAGCGCCCATTTTCAAAGGGTCTGCGAACGAGTGAATAAAAACAGACTCGAGACATTTTTTAAGCAATGGGTTTATGGATCCGGTGTTCCTATCTTTCGTATAACTCAAAgattcaacaaaaagagGATGGCCGTAGAAATGGGTATAAGACAAGTTCAGATGCAGGAATTGGGTGTAGGGAAGATCGTTGGAGAAGAGAATTTTCATTCTAGTGCTATGGAGTATCTTCGggatcaagaaaaatacccCACCCAAGTATTTACAGGTTCAATGACAATTAGAATACACGAAGCAGATGGCACTCCATATGAACACATCGTTGAACTAAAAGATGTCTTTACTAAACTAGATATTCAATACAATACCAAGTACAAAAGGCTTAAAAGGCGTAGAAAAGTTAATAAGGTTACCAAAGAAGCGAAGGATGAAGTTAAAGAAGATATGAATGACGAGGATAATGGTAATGAAGACATAGTTCTAATCAACTGCATGGGTGATGTTTTGACCAGTAAAGATGACTGCAATAAATGGAGTTTAACAGATCCTATCACAACTTCAGAAGGTGATGATCTACAACAGCAGAACGAAGCATTTGAATGGATTAGAATTGATGCTGACTTTGAATGGATTTGCAAGGTGCACATTAACCAACCCGATTATATGTTTGCATCCCAACTACAACAGGATAGAGATGTCGAAGCTCAAATTGAAAGTGTCagattctttgaagatCTGATAATAAACTCTTCGTCTAATTCTCTTGTGTATTCTTCAATCCTAACCAGAACAGCAATGGACCCTAAGTACTTCCATGGTGTTCGTGTAGCTGCTTGTAGAGCTCTCTCCAAATTTGTgattaaaaataatgaacCTACAGAATTCACTGGGGGACCGCGGCATCTCATAAAAATATTCAGAGAGTTGTTCTGTTATAATGATTCCAATATTCCGAAAAACAACGATTTCTCAGattatcaaaaatatatgTTACAGAAATCAATTCCTAAGTTTCTTGCGTTAGTAAGAAATGATGAGGGTGTCTGTCCATCATTTGTCAAGCAGTTCCTACTAGATGTAGTAAGGTATAATGACAATTCTGGAAATATCTATAACGATACATTCTACGTGTCTCAATTGTTGGAATCCCTTGTTAACTGCACACTTTCCGATGTGATAGACGAAAATCATGTTCAAGAAGTCATGAATGAGATTCAACGATTCTATAACTTAGATCAATGGATGCCGTCGTATCAACATTTGATAGCCACAACGATTAAAACACAACGATTAAAACTTTCAGTGCATGGCCTTTACCATTACGACAATTTTAGTCAATTATTAAGTTCAACTATTTTAGACAATCAAGGCGATGAGCGTTCAACTGTCTGCCATTCCAGGGACGGTAAACAGGATGCTGTATTAGAAGATTTTAAAATCCTACTTGTAATAGGTGGTATCAAAAATAAGGAAGTCCTCAAATACTTTTTCGAAAATCTCTGTTTCCACCCAGATCCATATATTAGAACAAAGCTTGTTGATGTGTTTATTGGTGCAATTGACTTGATATCTGCAAAATTCCACATATCTGATCTTGAAGATGACATAGAATATATGATAAACGAGATATGTCCATCGGAACCTGACATGGCTTCCGGATCTAtcgttgttgaagatttcACAAAGGAAATCGCGCAAAGAAAGGAAACACAGATGAGGTCGTCTATACACGGTATGATATCCttaataagaagaagattcaaaGATTATCAACCACTTAGAACAATTTTGTGGGATGTTCTCCATTCCCCATTGCTCAACGTATACCAAAGAAAACGATTATTCGATGCAGCTAATGTCATATACCAACTATATGATGCATACAACATTACTTTACCAACTCCAAGAGATAAAAAACTTATTTGCAAAAATATTGGTAACAATCATGTTGTTATTAAAAGAGAGGGAATTCTCAAAGTTCACATTGCACCATTGAAGCTTAAGTCGGAAGCTAAAACAACACCAACTACAATCAAAAtctctttttccaaaaagaCTTCACACAAAGCTGCTGCCCCTACCGCTACAACCGCCGCTGCGATTACATCTTCCCCTGCACCAAAACCAAAGGCTAAACCCTCTTCTGTTGCAGGGAAAATCACAAAAGTCGGTTCTCTTCCTCTTAGATTTGTTAAAATATCTACTGCAACTAATTCAGTTCATGTTTCAGCCGTTCCTCATAATCCAAACGTCTCGATTGTGAAATCCACTAGAAGAATATTATCTGTAAAATTAAAGCTCCCCCCAAACTcagaacaaaagaaagaacatcAGAAAAACTAA
- the SLP1 gene encoding Slp1p: MKYILCLLLLFIGRNLAEQAVNTDSKLDVLENSFKLQSVATPAKNGSNISIPSSHRVSPSISSETLSSQIDSRPEFLSFNEWNKEKLRQKKAVHQDRPQRLKFDNSNSGEVMRDELDMDFEIFNEEEPEGKVYKDKFNYASVDCAATVIKTNSEAQGATSILFENKDKSLLNPCSVSNKFVVIELCEDILVESIVMANFEFFSSTFKTVRFSVAERFPVPKNGWKVLGEFEAENVRNTQEFKIPNPMIWARYLRIEVLSHYGDEFYCPITLIRAHGIAMIDEFKMEVQNSGAELEEMIPIDHVSAIEKEKCMIPKSFATNNMSINFDLDFNYQCLASLKHMDFDEFFAGHRNNENITRIKETSASMPINTEESIFKNIMKRLSGLETNMTMSILYIEEQSKLLSRSFDELELSYAQKFEALINVFNETMNMNLENLNQFASQLRESSLKIVEEQKLTTDKFLTTTMKKVDDLETAYRQQSRVLYLILFGLITLIIYISLTRESYFEDHMVDDGWYSEGSSLTKLKKNIKRSVSENSHGLSFEVSTYSPISSDSDFDDDDSVIISNK, from the coding sequence ATGAAATACATATTATGCTTACTTTTGCTGTTCATTGGTCGTAACCTGGCAGAACAAGCGGTTAATACTGACTCCAAACTGGATGTTCTCGAAAACTCTTTTAAGCTGCAGAGTGTAGCAACGCCAGCGAAAAACGGTTCGAATATATCGATACCTTCGTCCCACCGAGTTTCTCCTAGTATTAGTTCTGAGACATTGAGCTCTCAAATTGACTCTCGTCCCGAATTTTTGTCGTTTAATGAATGGAACAAGGAGAAACTTCGACAAAAGAAGGCGGTACACCAGGATAGGCCTCAGAGGCTCAAGTTTGATAACTCTAATAGTGGAGAGGTGATGCGTGATGAGTTAGATATGGATTTTGAgattttcaatgaagaagaaccagaagGAAAGGTGTATAAGGATAAGTTCAACTATGCGTCTGTCGATTGTGCGGCTACTGTaattaaaacaaactcTGAAGCACAAGGAGCTActtccattctttttgaaaataaagataaatCGCTTTTGAACCCATGCTCTGTTTCCAACAAATTTGTTGTTATAGAATTGTGTGAAGACATTTTAGTTGAGAGCATTGTGATGGCCAACTTTGAGTTTTTTTCGAGTACTTTTAAGACAGTCAGATTCTCTGTTGCAGAACGTTTCCCGGTTCCAAAGAATGGATGGAAAGTTCTTGGTGAGTTCGAGGCAGAGAATGTTAGAAACACCcaagaattcaaaattcCTAACCCAATGATATGGGCAAGATACTTGAGAATTGAAGTACTCTCTCATTATGGCGATGAATTTTATTGTCCTATAACTTTAATCCGTGCCCATGGGATTGCGATGATAGATGAATTTAAGATGGAAGTACAAAACTCAGGTGCGGAACTCGAGGAAATGATTCCAATTGACCATGTTTCTGCGATTGAAAAGGAGAAATGCATGATTCCCAAATCCTTTGCAACTAACAATATGTCAATCAATTTTGATCTTGACTTCAATTATCAATGCTTAGCATCATTAAAACATATGGATTTCGATGAGTTCTTTGCTGGCCACAGAAACAATGAGAATATAACACGGATTAAAGAAACTTCAGCCTCAATGCCTATAAATACTGAAGAATCAATcttcaagaatatcatGAAAAGGCTTTCTGGTCTAGAAACCAATATGACAATGTCTATTTTGTATATCGAAGAGCAGAGTAAACTTCTCTCAAGATCCTTCGATGAGTTAGAACTCTCTTATGCTCAAAAGTTCGAAGCCCTTATTAATGTTTTTAATGAAACCATGAATATGAATCTTGAAAACCTTAACCAATTTGCTTCGCAATTAAGAGAAAGTTCTCTAaagattgttgaagaacaGAAGTTGACCACAGATAAATTTTTgacaacaacaatgaaGAAAGTAGATGATTTAGAGACAGCTTACCGCCAACAATCTAGAGTTTTGTATCTAATACTGTTTGGATTGATAACATTGATCATCTATATATCTCTCACAAGGGAATCGTATTTTGAAGACCATATGGTTGATGATGGTTGGTATAGTGAAGGTTCTTCTCTAacgaaattgaagaagaacattAAAAGGTCTGTTTCTGAGAATAGTCATGGTCTTTCATTCGAAGTGAGCACTTACTCACCTATATCGTCGGATTCagattttgatgatgatgatagtGTAATTATATCCAATAAGTAA
- the CCN1 gene encoding G1/S-specific cyclin CLN1 has translation MPPIKHRMIYKERTNMLLNERPRISYGPPRSRPRARPYHPLLAQLESNACEASIKDYERELLVYFQELQQYDCPSAKMIDNQPELEWYMRPYLLDFLVDLHSALRLSEPVLFLAIQIMDRYSSKRIVHKKHYQLVTTTSLWIAAKFEDKKSRTPSLRQLVAACSNIYDSYMFVQMESHILNTLNWEVRTCFTTFDAIQLCFRETEMIWPCKDVSMLQIFSIFFAELSCYDKHYMEFSSSVRAASAIVLASVLLQDTSFQKHISDLLLDFSGLNCDDTFFSNPCRVNKESNDDDNDESNDMDDLFSVICAPLLKIDENTHIDIRRCCLLYLNDIFRPITSNKELPRALRAKYEKTCLQDYITSYTTNNIDTYLQLCKLTQALLNPIYDRRKLLDQINFVTDLMVGLELQRKTPVYEDHSIAAYKDTNSNVTSELQSEILEVDSNDSTYSSSSCNLNTSSSSAENRSPWTPASVFSATRSLSNVSSFDHEIDVVDSTIKKDNHSVSLPTPLRNCISLEFEPSI, from the coding sequence ATGCCTCCTATAAAGCATAGGATGATATATAAAGAGCGTACCAATATGCTTCTTAATGAAAGGCCCCGTATTAGTTATGGACCACCTAGATCTAGACCAAGAGCAAGACCATATCACCCATTGCTGGCTCAATTGGAATCGAATGCTTGCGAAGCTTCAATTAAGGACTATGAAAGGGAACTACTAGTGTACTTCCAGGAACTGCAACAGTATGACTGTCCCAGTGCTAAAATGATAGATAATCAGCCTGAGCTTGAATGGTACATGAGGCCATATCTACTGGACTTTCTGGTGGATCTACACAGTGCATTGAGGCTTTCTGAACCAGTGTTGTTTTTGGCTATTCAGATCATGGATAGATACTCATCCAAGAGAATAGTACACAAGAAACATTACCAATTGgttacaacaacatcacTCTGGATAGCTGCTAAATTCGAGGACAAAAAATCTCGTACGCCATCGTTACGCCAATTGGTAGCTGCTTGCTCCAACATATATGACTCGTACATGTTTGTGCAGATGGAATCACATATACTTAACACACTCAATTGGGAAGTACGGACTTGCTTCACGACATTCGATGCTATTCAGTTATGTTTCAGGGAAACAGAAATGATATGGCCGTGTAAGGATGTGTCCATGCTGCAGATATTTTCTATATTTTTTGCTGAACTGTCTTGTTACGATAAACACTATATGgagttttcttcttcggtaAGAGCTGCTTCCGCCATAGTGTTGGCATCTGTGCTGCTACAAGACACCagctttcaaaaacataTATCTGATCTTTTGTTGGACTTCTCAGGTCTCAATTGTGATGatactttcttttctaacCCCTGTCGCGTCAACAAGGAAtctaatgatgatgataacgATGAAAGTAATGACATGGACGACTTATTTTCAGTAATATGCGCCCCACTATTGAAAATTGATGAGAATACACATATCGATATAAGAAGGTGTTGTTTGCTCTATCTGAATGATATATTTAGGCCTATAACTTCAAATAAGGAGTTGCCAAGGGCGTTGAGAGCAAAATATGAAAAGACATGTTTACAAGATTACATTACATCGTATACAACTAATAATATCGACACATACCTTCAATTGTGCAAACTAACACAAGCCTTGCTCAATCCTATTTATGATAGAAGAAAATTACTTGATCAGATAAACTTCGTTACGGATTTGATGGTTGGATTGGAATTGCAACGGAAAACACCAGTATACGAAGATCATTCAATCGCGGCATATAAAGATACGAACAGTAATGTGACAAGTGAGTTACAAAGTGAGATATTAGAGGTTGATTCTAATGACTCAACTTACTCATCATCCTCTTGTAATCTCAAcacttcatcatcttctgcaGAAAATAGATCACCATGGACCCCCGCGTCAGTCTTCTCTGCAACCAGAAGTCTATCAAATGTGTCTTCTTTTGATCACGAAATTGATGTGGTTGATTCcacaataaaaaaagacaacCATTCGGTATCCTTGCCAACACCCTTAAGAAATTGCATATCTCTGGAGTTCGAGCCTTCCATATAA